A stretch of Sulfurimonas xiamenensis DNA encodes these proteins:
- a CDS encoding 4Fe-4S binding protein has translation MGTFKTENPGNQPVWVNTSNCKACDICVSVCPAGVLGMVYEPTSTLGAMISIQHPESCIGCMECELSCPDFAIYVADRKEYKFAKLTDESKSRQEAVVANNYMSLNEQGAK, from the coding sequence ATGGGAACTTTTAAAACTGAAAATCCTGGTAATCAACCGGTATGGGTAAATACCAGTAACTGTAAAGCATGTGATATTTGTGTTTCTGTATGCCCTGCGGGCGTTCTTGGAATGGTGTATGAACCTACATCTACTCTTGGTGCTATGATATCTATTCAGCATCCAGAGTCTTGTATAGGATGTATGGAGTGTGAATTATCATGTCCTGATTTTGCAATTTATGTTGCAGATAGAAAAGAGTATAAATTTGCAAAACTTACTGATGAATCAAAATCGCGTCAGGAAGCAGTTGTTGCAAATAATTATATGTCACTTAATGAACAAGGAGCTAAATAA
- the mobB gene encoding molybdopterin-guanine dinucleotide biosynthesis protein B: MKKRLAVAFTGPSNSGKTTLILKVARKLIHEYNKEVAIIKHDPKDKARFDVEGKDSYKFSDTGAEVIVTSPNRTTYFSQREKDLDEMIRLFDNFDVLLVEGLKSLPLPRISIFRNYLDSDYFPYMDALAIDGSVNIKEYDLPNNIAILDLNNCDDVISWILKNAKEV, translated from the coding sequence TTGAAAAAAAGATTAGCAGTTGCATTTACAGGTCCCTCAAACAGTGGTAAGACTACCCTTATATTAAAAGTTGCCAGAAAACTAATACATGAATATAATAAAGAGGTGGCAATTATTAAACATGATCCAAAAGACAAAGCTCGTTTTGATGTTGAAGGAAAAGATAGTTATAAGTTCTCAGACACGGGTGCAGAAGTTATTGTTACATCCCCAAATCGTACAACCTACTTTTCTCAAAGAGAAAAAGATCTTGATGAAATGATTAGACTCTTTGATAATTTTGATGTCTTATTGGTAGAGGGATTGAAAAGTCTTCCTTTGCCTAGAATCAGCATATTTAGAAATTATTTAGATAGTGACTATTTTCCATATATGGATGCATTGGCAATTGACGGCAGTGTAAATATAAAAGAGTATGATTTACCTAACAATATTGCTATACTGGATCTAAACAATTGTGATGATGTAATATCATGGATACTTAAAAATGCAAAGGAAGTGTAG
- the sucC gene encoding ADP-forming succinate--CoA ligase subunit beta, which translates to MNIHEYQAKQIFAKYGVPTPRGLMAESVKQAVKNAEELGGPIWVVKAQIHAGGRGLGGGVKLARSIEEVEQLASEILGMTLVTHQTGPEGKLVQKLYIEDGADIKDELYLGVVLDRAKEMPVIMASTEGGMAIEDVAHDTPEKIIKVAVDPAIGFQGFHGRELVFGLGITDKAEQGKFIKLAAALYNLYLENDAEMIEINPLVKTGNGDFLALDGKMGFDDSALGRHPDIEDMRDISEEDADEREAGKYGLSYVSLDGEIGCMVNGAGLAMGTMDTINYMGGTPANFLDVGGSANAETVAKGFEIILKNPKVKAIFVNIFGGIVRCDRIANGILEATKLVDVHVPVIVRLDGTNAPEAAEILKNANIANVITATDLADGAAKAVAAAKQA; encoded by the coding sequence ATGAATATACATGAATATCAAGCAAAACAGATTTTTGCAAAATATGGCGTGCCTACACCGAGAGGTTTAATGGCTGAAAGCGTAAAGCAAGCAGTTAAGAATGCAGAGGAGTTAGGCGGACCAATCTGGGTTGTTAAAGCTCAAATTCATGCTGGCGGCCGCGGACTGGGAGGCGGTGTGAAGCTTGCTCGTTCAATAGAAGAGGTTGAACAGCTTGCTAGTGAAATTCTTGGCATGACTTTGGTTACACACCAAACAGGACCTGAAGGAAAATTAGTTCAAAAACTATATATTGAAGACGGTGCAGATATTAAAGATGAGTTATATCTTGGTGTTGTTCTTGACCGCGCGAAAGAGATGCCTGTGATAATGGCCTCAACAGAGGGCGGTATGGCAATTGAAGATGTTGCGCATGACACTCCAGAAAAAATTATTAAAGTTGCGGTTGATCCTGCTATCGGTTTTCAAGGTTTTCACGGTCGTGAATTAGTTTTTGGTTTGGGCATAACAGATAAAGCAGAGCAGGGCAAATTTATCAAATTAGCAGCTGCACTCTATAATCTTTATTTGGAAAATGACGCTGAAATGATAGAGATAAATCCTTTAGTTAAAACTGGAAACGGCGACTTTTTAGCGCTTGACGGGAAAATGGGATTTGATGATTCAGCTCTTGGACGCCATCCTGATATTGAAGATATGAGAGATATCAGTGAAGAAGATGCAGATGAGAGAGAAGCTGGAAAGTATGGCCTGAGCTATGTCAGTCTTGATGGTGAAATCGGTTGCATGGTAAACGGAGCAGGGCTTGCAATGGGTACAATGGATACGATTAACTATATGGGCGGAACTCCTGCAAACTTTCTTGATGTCGGTGGTTCTGCAAATGCTGAAACTGTTGCGAAAGGATTCGAGATTATTCTTAAAAATCCAAAGGTAAAAGCTATTTTTGTAAATATTTTCGGCGGAATCGTTAGATGTGACCGTATCGCAAACGGTATTTTGGAAGCAACAAAGCTTGTTGATGTTCATGTGCCGGTTATTGTTCGTCTTGATGGCACAAATGCACCTGAAGCGGCAGAGATTTTAAAAAACGCAAATATTGCAAATGTTATAACAGCTACAGATTTAGCAGATGGTGCAGCAAAAGCAGTAGCTGCGGCAAAACAAGCCTAA
- a CDS encoding response regulator, translating into MSNVDLIQLTEQTKKLSAMIVEDEKIANELLSSTFKNFFSDVKSFFNAKEALQAYSKSSPDIVFVDIIMAEMDGIELARKIREINPDQIIIIISASNDIEKISESIEVGVNSFIQKPIDTKKIIELLKNIVSIMNKKKKIETKTFSISLPLDIYEEVDENAKAESISKNAVIIRALRSFYE; encoded by the coding sequence ATGTCCAATGTAGATTTAATTCAACTAACTGAACAAACAAAAAAATTATCAGCAATGATTGTTGAAGATGAGAAAATTGCAAATGAACTTTTAAGTTCTACTTTTAAAAATTTCTTTTCAGATGTAAAATCATTTTTTAATGCAAAAGAAGCACTTCAAGCTTATTCAAAATCATCTCCTGATATTGTCTTTGTAGATATTATTATGGCTGAAATGGACGGAATCGAACTTGCACGAAAAATTCGTGAAATTAATCCTGATCAGATTATTATTATTATTTCGGCCAGCAATGATATAGAAAAAATATCTGAATCTATTGAAGTTGGTGTTAATAGTTTTATACAAAAACCAATTGATACCAAAAAAATAATAGAATTATTAAAAAATATAGTATCAATAATGAATAAAAAGAAAAAAATAGAAACAAAAACATTTTCTATATCTCTTCCTTTAGACATATATGAAGAAGTTGATGAAAATGCCAAAGCTGAAAGCATCTCAAAAAATGCAGTAATTATTAGAGCTTTACGCAGTTTTTACGAGTAA
- a CDS encoding glutamine--tRNA ligase/YqeY domain fusion protein, with protein MSEHKDFLRTIVEKDLKAGKYKNIITRFPPEPNGFPHIGHAKSIAINFGIAHDYNGYCNLRMDDTNPTTEDTKYVEALKDAVKWLGFEWEGDVRYTSDYFDKLYEYAIELVKMGKAYVDSLDEETMREYRGTITEPGRRSKYAQRSVEENLDLLERMKNGEFKDGEHVLRAKIDMSAANMKMRDPLLYRIRHAHHYRAGDKWAIYPMYDFGHCLSDYIEGVTHSICTLEFENNRDIYDWVLDTLKLEPPRPYQYEFARLGINYTVMSKRKLLELVNEKRVCGWDDPRLPTIAGLRRRGYTPESILNFCDQIGIAKANSTVDISQLEFCIRDDLNTKVPRVMTVLDPLKVTIANYEGSEELDAPYYPDDVPKEGSRKVPFSKEIYIERADFSENPPKDYFRLTPNQPVRLKHAYIITCKEVKKDKSGNITEIIAEYNPESKSGQDTSGIKVKSAIQWVDAVSAKKVEVRLYDRLYSCENPQSIEDLNSDSLKIIKNALIEPAVVTEKPDVRFQFEREGYFYADPVDYTDANPVFNKIVGLKDSYTKKKKTDAPKQEKKIQVKKVQLDGQAEPMSEHEQALFDKYTTELKLNSMIADILARDEKLSSFYAEVLSVNNSPVTIANIVANEVARELKEKEVHELQFNSSDVAKLVQMLDDGTISNKIAKEVFEEMAKSGKDPLQIVKAKGLVQISDVSVIEPIIDEIVAKYPDNVAKFKAGNSNLLGFFVGQVLKATGGKANPKVVNELVTQKLK; from the coding sequence ATGAGTGAGCACAAAGATTTTTTACGCACAATAGTTGAAAAAGACTTAAAAGCAGGCAAATACAAAAATATTATAACAAGATTTCCTCCGGAACCAAACGGCTTCCCTCATATTGGACACGCTAAATCTATAGCAATAAATTTCGGCATCGCACACGATTACAACGGTTATTGTAACCTTAGAATGGATGACACTAACCCGACTACTGAAGATACAAAATATGTTGAAGCGCTTAAAGACGCTGTTAAGTGGCTCGGATTTGAGTGGGAGGGTGATGTGCGATATACATCTGACTATTTCGACAAACTTTATGAGTATGCTATAGAACTTGTTAAAATGGGTAAAGCTTATGTTGACAGCTTAGATGAAGAGACTATGAGAGAGTACCGTGGCACCATCACGGAACCGGGGCGTCGCAGTAAATATGCACAGCGCAGTGTAGAAGAGAACCTAGACCTTTTAGAGAGAATGAAAAACGGTGAGTTTAAAGACGGTGAGCATGTTCTTCGCGCTAAGATCGATATGTCAGCGGCAAACATGAAAATGCGTGATCCTCTCTTATACCGTATCCGCCATGCGCACCACTATAGAGCAGGGGACAAGTGGGCAATTTACCCTATGTATGACTTTGGTCACTGTCTCTCTGATTATATTGAAGGTGTAACTCACTCTATCTGTACGCTAGAGTTTGAAAACAACCGTGACATCTATGACTGGGTATTAGATACGCTTAAACTCGAACCGCCGCGCCCTTATCAATATGAATTTGCAAGACTTGGGATTAACTATACCGTTATGAGCAAAAGAAAGCTTCTGGAATTGGTCAATGAAAAAAGAGTATGTGGATGGGACGATCCCCGCCTTCCTACCATTGCAGGACTTAGAAGAAGAGGCTATACACCTGAATCTATTTTAAACTTCTGTGATCAGATCGGTATAGCAAAAGCAAACTCCACTGTTGATATCTCACAGCTTGAGTTTTGTATCAGAGATGATCTCAACACAAAAGTACCGCGTGTTATGACGGTGCTTGACCCTCTAAAAGTAACTATAGCCAACTATGAAGGCAGCGAAGAACTTGACGCCCCGTACTATCCGGATGATGTTCCCAAAGAGGGTTCAAGAAAAGTACCTTTCTCAAAAGAGATATACATAGAACGGGCAGACTTCTCAGAAAATCCTCCAAAAGATTACTTCCGTCTTACACCCAATCAGCCTGTACGCCTTAAACATGCTTATATTATCACATGTAAAGAGGTTAAAAAAGATAAAAGTGGCAATATAACTGAGATAATAGCAGAATATAACCCCGAGTCTAAAAGCGGACAAGACACAAGCGGTATAAAAGTCAAAAGTGCTATCCAGTGGGTAGATGCCGTATCTGCTAAAAAAGTAGAGGTAAGACTATACGACAGACTCTATTCTTGCGAAAACCCACAAAGTATAGAGGACCTCAATTCTGATTCTTTAAAAATCATAAAAAATGCTCTTATTGAGCCTGCAGTTGTAACAGAGAAGCCGGATGTGAGGTTCCAGTTTGAAAGGGAAGGGTACTTTTATGCTGATCCAGTAGACTATACAGATGCAAACCCCGTATTTAACAAAATAGTAGGATTGAAAGACTCTTATACTAAAAAGAAAAAAACTGATGCACCCAAGCAGGAGAAAAAAATTCAAGTTAAAAAAGTACAGCTAGATGGTCAAGCAGAACCTATGAGTGAGCATGAGCAAGCTTTATTTGACAAATACACGACTGAACTTAAATTAAACAGTATGATTGCTGATATCTTAGCGAGAGATGAAAAATTGTCTTCTTTTTATGCTGAAGTATTATCAGTTAACAACTCACCTGTAACTATTGCTAACATCGTAGCAAATGAGGTTGCAAGAGAGTTAAAAGAAAAAGAAGTGCACGAGCTTCAATTTAATTCATCCGATGTAGCTAAACTTGTGCAAATGCTAGATGATGGCACCATTTCAAACAAAATAGCTAAAGAGGTTTTTGAAGAGATGGCTAAAAGCGGAAAAGACCCTTTACAGATAGTTAAAGCCAAAGGACTTGTTCAGATAAGTGATGTGAGCGTAATCGAGCCTATTATCGATGAAATAGTTGCAAAATATCCAGACAATGTTGCCAAATTTAAAGCTGGAAATAGTAATCTTCTCGGCTTTTTTGTAGGGCAGGTCTTAAAAGCCACAGGCGGCAAAGCAAACCCAAAAGTGGTAAATGAACTTGTTACACAGAAATTAAAATAA
- a CDS encoding YggT family protein, whose protein sequence is MSMIIEIIQGIGSIFIGLVNIYIWVVIIAALLSFVNPDPFNPIVQFLYRVTNPAYSFVRRFVRTNFNGLDLAPLIIIIGLQIIIVLLSSILRALY, encoded by the coding sequence ATGAGTATGATAATAGAGATAATTCAAGGTATAGGTTCAATTTTTATCGGACTTGTTAATATTTATATATGGGTGGTGATTATCGCTGCTCTTCTTAGTTTTGTGAATCCAGATCCGTTCAATCCTATTGTTCAATTTTTATATAGAGTAACAAATCCTGCTTACTCTTTTGTAAGAAGATTTGTAAGAACAAATTTTAATGGTTTGGATTTGGCACCACTAATAATTATTATAGGATTGCAAATTATAATTGTACTGCTTAGTTCAATTTTGCGGGCTCTTTACTGA
- a CDS encoding 2-oxoglutarate synthase subunit alpha has product MATREIISSGNELAAIAAKDAGCRFFGGYPITPSSEVMHEMSNLMPEVGGACIQMEDEIAGVAAAIGAGMSGVRTMTATSGPGISLKAENLGLAQMTEVPLVVVNVMRGGPSTGLPTRVSQGDVAQAKNPSHGDYKSITLCAGSLAECYTETVRAFNLADRFMQPVFVLLDETLGHMHGKAMLPTEEEVAAGIVPRKTFEGPAEEYFPYECESDQPAVLNPMFKGYRYHFTGLHHDKRGFPTEEIETCRKLIQRLEDKVELHKDELESYEEFHMDDAEILIVAYGSVSLAAKEAIRHLRAEGIKAGLFRPITLWPSPAKKMKELADRIPKVLCVELNIGQYRDEVQRATGRLDINGLFKVNGRPISPYEIVNKVKEL; this is encoded by the coding sequence ATGGCAACAAGAGAAATAATTTCAAGCGGTAATGAATTAGCTGCAATAGCTGCAAAAGATGCAGGATGTAGATTTTTTGGGGGCTATCCTATTACTCCATCAAGCGAAGTTATGCATGAAATGTCTAATTTAATGCCAGAAGTCGGCGGAGCTTGTATTCAAATGGAAGATGAGATTGCAGGAGTTGCAGCAGCGATTGGTGCCGGAATGAGTGGTGTTAGAACTATGACTGCTACTTCAGGTCCAGGTATTTCGCTTAAAGCAGAAAATCTTGGTTTGGCTCAAATGACTGAAGTTCCTTTGGTTGTAGTTAATGTTATGCGCGGCGGCCCATCAACTGGTCTTCCGACTCGTGTATCTCAAGGGGATGTTGCTCAGGCAAAGAATCCATCACATGGTGATTACAAATCAATCACGCTATGTGCAGGTTCATTGGCGGAGTGTTATACTGAAACTGTAAGAGCATTTAACTTAGCAGACAGATTTATGCAGCCTGTATTTGTTTTACTAGATGAAACATTGGGACACATGCATGGAAAAGCAATGCTTCCTACAGAAGAAGAGGTTGCTGCAGGAATTGTTCCTAGAAAAACATTCGAAGGCCCTGCAGAGGAGTATTTTCCATATGAGTGTGAAAGTGATCAGCCTGCAGTTTTAAATCCTATGTTTAAAGGGTACAGATACCATTTTACAGGTCTTCACCATGACAAAAGAGGGTTCCCTACTGAAGAGATAGAGACATGTAGAAAACTTATTCAAAGGCTTGAAGATAAAGTAGAACTTCATAAAGATGAGCTTGAATCTTATGAAGAGTTTCATATGGATGATGCAGAGATTTTAATTGTTGCGTATGGTTCAGTTTCTCTTGCTGCAAAAGAGGCAATCCGCCACTTAAGAGCAGAGGGTATTAAAGCAGGATTATTCAGACCGATTACACTTTGGCCAAGTCCGGCAAAGAAGATGAAAGAGCTTGCAGACAGAATACCAAAAGTTTTATGTGTAGAGCTAAATATCGGTCAATATAGAGACGAAGTACAACGCGCTACTGGAAGACTTGATATAAATGGTTTATTCAAAGTAAACGGAAGACCAATTTCTCCTTATGAAATTGTTAATAAAGTAAAGGAGCTGTAA
- the gltX gene encoding glutamate--tRNA ligase — protein sequence MLRFASSPTRDMNIGDLRVALFNYIVSKQRDEGLIIRIEDLDKERNIEGKDEETIGILKLLGIDYSHVVYQSQNFRFHAAMALQLLHEAKAFNCFCSPEWLEKKREEAKNNKETYRYDDACANLPAELVIDNENPFTVRIKKSETPIIIKDHIKGEITFKPQDLESFIIMNENKTPTYNFACGIDDMLGDISLVIRDEEQMNDAPKEDLIRTSLGYEKKIEYAHLPAILGENNALSVKWLLEEGYLPSAIANYLILMGNKPSKEIFYLVDAIEWFDLKNISKESEYFDIDKLRDINKEHLRALDTKELSRYVGFADADIGELARVYLEEASTTKELKSKIGAIFAKKEVPKEFAEAVKTMSEIIKNAPYFEEFDDFKNYIMKESRLNDKIFSKLLRLLLTGAEDGPDISLVYKYIKNYIGEIVK from the coding sequence ATGCTAAGATTTGCGTCCAGCCCTACTCGCGATATGAACATTGGTGATTTAAGAGTTGCCCTATTTAACTATATTGTCTCAAAGCAGAGAGATGAAGGTTTAATCATTCGCATAGAAGACTTGGATAAAGAGAGAAATATAGAAGGAAAAGATGAAGAGACAATTGGTATTTTGAAGCTTTTGGGCATTGATTATTCTCATGTTGTTTATCAAAGCCAAAATTTCCGTTTTCATGCAGCAATGGCTCTGCAGCTTTTGCATGAAGCTAAAGCGTTTAACTGTTTTTGTTCACCAGAGTGGCTTGAAAAAAAGAGAGAAGAAGCCAAAAATAACAAAGAAACATATAGATATGATGATGCATGCGCAAATTTACCTGCAGAACTTGTAATCGACAATGAAAATCCATTTACCGTAAGGATAAAAAAGTCAGAAACACCGATAATAATAAAAGACCATATTAAGGGTGAGATAACTTTCAAGCCTCAAGATTTGGAGAGTTTCATTATAATGAACGAGAATAAGACACCCACTTATAACTTCGCCTGTGGGATTGATGATATGCTCGGCGATATATCTTTAGTTATCCGTGATGAAGAACAGATGAACGATGCACCTAAAGAAGATTTGATCCGAACATCACTTGGATATGAAAAGAAAATTGAATATGCCCATCTGCCTGCTATATTGGGTGAAAATAATGCCTTAAGCGTCAAGTGGCTTCTTGAAGAGGGCTACTTGCCGTCCGCTATTGCAAATTACTTAATTTTAATGGGAAACAAGCCATCAAAAGAGATTTTTTATCTAGTAGACGCCATAGAGTGGTTTGATTTGAAAAACATATCAAAAGAGTCTGAGTATTTTGATATTGACAAATTAAGAGATATAAACAAAGAACATCTAAGAGCTCTAGATACAAAAGAGCTCTCCAGATATGTTGGTTTTGCAGACGCCGATATTGGTGAACTGGCACGCGTATATCTTGAGGAAGCCTCAACTACAAAAGAGTTAAAATCAAAAATAGGTGCTATTTTTGCAAAAAAAGAGGTGCCAAAAGAGTTTGCAGAGGCTGTAAAAACGATGTCAGAGATTATTAAAAATGCACCGTATTTTGAAGAGTTTGATGATTTTAAAAATTATATCATGAAAGAATCTAGACTAAATGATAAAATTTTTTCTAAACTTTTGAGACTTCTATTAACAGGTGCTGAAGATGGTCCGGATATCTCTTTGGTATATAAATATATTAAAAATTACATAGGTGAGATTGTTAAATGA
- a CDS encoding 2-oxoglutarate ferredoxin oxidoreductase subunit beta, which translates to MAFNYENYLRLEKMPTLWCWGCGDGVILKAFVRAVDSLGINKDDICLVSGIGCSGRFSSYVDFNTVHTTHGRTIAFATGIKLANPTKHVICVAGDGDALAIGGNHTIHGCRRNIDITFIIINNFIYGLTNSQTSPTTPQGMWTVSQQVGNIDPTFNTCNLAIASGASFVARETVNDPKKLEKTMVKALEHKGFSLLEVLSNCHINLGRKNKMNSAIENLNWIDSITVSKKKYDTMTEEEQVNLLPTGVLKQDTQAAEYCDMYAEIIKVHQGKRKTITQDDFKKKI; encoded by the coding sequence ATGGCATTTAATTATGAAAACTATTTAAGACTGGAAAAAATGCCGACACTATGGTGTTGGGGTTGTGGTGATGGTGTTATCCTAAAAGCTTTTGTTAGAGCGGTTGACAGCCTTGGTATAAATAAAGATGATATCTGCCTAGTTTCAGGAATTGGATGTTCAGGAAGATTTTCATCATATGTTGATTTTAATACAGTCCATACAACTCATGGAAGAACTATAGCATTTGCAACAGGTATTAAACTTGCAAATCCTACTAAACATGTAATTTGTGTTGCGGGTGACGGTGATGCTTTAGCAATTGGCGGTAATCACACAATTCATGGTTGTAGAAGAAACATAGATATAACATTTATTATAATTAATAACTTTATTTATGGATTAACAAATTCTCAAACAAGTCCAACTACTCCACAGGGTATGTGGACAGTATCGCAACAAGTTGGAAACATTGATCCAACTTTTAATACTTGTAATTTAGCAATTGCATCAGGAGCTTCTTTTGTGGCGAGAGAGACAGTAAATGATCCTAAAAAATTAGAAAAAACTATGGTAAAAGCACTAGAACACAAAGGTTTTTCACTTCTTGAAGTTTTATCAAACTGCCATATTAATCTTGGTAGAAAAAATAAAATGAATTCTGCTATTGAAAATCTTAATTGGATAGACAGTATTACGGTTTCAAAGAAAAAATATGACACTATGACAGAAGAGGAACAAGTAAATTTACTTCCTACAGGTGTTTTAAAACAAGATACACAAGCAGCTGAGTATTGTGATATGTATGCTGAAATTATTAAAGTACATCAAGGTAAAAGAAAAACAATTACTCAAGATGACTTTAAGAAAAAAATATAA
- the sucD gene encoding succinate--CoA ligase subunit alpha — protein sequence MSILVNKDTKVIVQGFTGKEGSFHAEQCLAYGTKIVGGVTPNKGGTEHLGKPVFNTVKEAVASTGATVSMIFVPPAFVADAVMEAADAGIDLAVVITEGAPVRDMQAAKAYATKHSMKTIGPNCPGIITAEECKIGIMPGMIFKKGNIGLISKSGTLTYEGANQVVKEGFGISTAVGIGGDPIIGLSYKQLLPMFEADPETHAIVMIGEIGGDLEIQAAAFIKENIKKPVVAFIAGQTAPKGKRMGHAGAIVSGGAGTAAEKMAALEAAGVKVVVSPADIGKAVAEVLSK from the coding sequence ATGAGTATATTGGTAAATAAAGATACGAAAGTTATAGTTCAAGGTTTTACTGGAAAAGAGGGATCTTTTCATGCTGAGCAGTGTTTAGCATACGGAACAAAAATTGTAGGGGGTGTTACACCAAACAAAGGCGGAACTGAGCATTTGGGAAAACCAGTTTTTAATACTGTAAAAGAGGCTGTTGCATCTACCGGCGCAACTGTATCAATGATTTTTGTTCCGCCTGCTTTTGTAGCAGATGCCGTTATGGAAGCTGCGGATGCGGGGATTGACCTTGCTGTGGTTATCACAGAAGGTGCTCCTGTTCGTGATATGCAAGCGGCTAAAGCTTACGCTACAAAGCATAGCATGAAGACAATTGGGCCAAACTGTCCCGGTATTATAACTGCCGAAGAGTGTAAAATTGGTATTATGCCTGGTATGATTTTTAAAAAAGGAAATATCGGTCTTATCTCGAAATCAGGAACGCTTACTTATGAGGGCGCTAACCAAGTTGTAAAAGAGGGTTTTGGAATCTCAACTGCTGTTGGTATCGGCGGAGACCCGATTATAGGCCTCTCTTATAAACAGCTTTTGCCAATGTTTGAAGCAGACCCTGAGACACATGCAATTGTTATGATTGGTGAAATCGGTGGAGACCTGGAGATTCAAGCAGCTGCATTTATTAAAGAAAACATCAAGAAGCCTGTTGTAGCTTTTATTGCAGGGCAAACTGCGCCAAAAGGCAAAAGAATGGGTCATGCGGGTGCAATTGTTTCAGGCGGAGCAGGAACTGCAGCTGAGAAAATGGCTGCTCTGGAAGCAGCAGGTGTTAAAGTTGTAGTTTCTCCGGCTGATATCGGAAAAGCAGTTGCAGAGGTGCTTTCTAAGTAA
- a CDS encoding 2-oxoacid:acceptor oxidoreductase family protein yields MARTLMRFTGVGGQGVLLAGEIFAAAKIKTGGNGLKTATYTSQVRGGPTVVDITLDDDEIYYPYANDGEINFMLSVAQVSYDQFKKGVQEGGTIVIDPNLVKPSDEDRKKWNIIEIPIITIAKEEVGNVITQSVVALAIANTIMKPLDREVLIETMLSKVPAKVHDVNKVAYDLGEKYALEAVAK; encoded by the coding sequence GTGGCTAGAACATTAATGAGATTTACAGGTGTTGGCGGACAAGGTGTTCTTCTCGCTGGTGAAATTTTTGCAGCTGCAAAAATTAAAACCGGCGGTAATGGATTAAAAACAGCAACATATACTTCACAAGTTCGTGGTGGACCGACTGTTGTTGATATAACTTTAGATGATGATGAAATTTACTATCCATATGCGAATGACGGCGAGATAAACTTTATGCTCTCTGTTGCACAAGTAAGCTATGATCAATTTAAAAAAGGTGTACAAGAGGGCGGAACTATTGTTATAGATCCAAACCTTGTTAAACCTAGCGATGAAGATAGAAAAAAATGGAATATAATTGAAATTCCGATTATTACTATTGCAAAAGAGGAAGTTGGTAATGTTATTACTCAGTCAGTTGTTGCACTTGCAATAGCAAATACAATTATGAAACCTCTTGATAGAGAAGTTTTAATCGAAACAATGCTCTCAAAAGTACCTGCCAAAGTTCATGATGTAAATAAAGTAGCATATGATCTTGGTGAAAAATATGCACTAGAGGCAGTAGCAAAATAA
- a CDS encoding TetR/AcrR family transcriptional regulator: MPENKTIQKKSNTKQKIIKVSSTLFSEYGFKATSVRKIASEVGIRESALYNHFKNKEEIFLCVAKEIFSSPFHTNETNIKESALKGKVFLQKFAMQYKLLTFDKNNENMFRLLMIELFQNRELREQFMNEFHNENIKMFSEAFFIMMQNSLIRSADPMMVAYEFISTLFYIRLQITLLRFDSTPTTALSTQFEKHVEFFWESIKV, translated from the coding sequence ATGCCCGAAAACAAGACGATTCAAAAGAAATCAAATACAAAACAAAAGATTATAAAAGTGTCATCTACACTCTTCTCAGAATATGGTTTTAAAGCAACAAGTGTGCGAAAAATAGCTTCAGAAGTAGGAATTAGGGAGAGCGCTTTGTATAATCATTTTAAGAATAAGGAGGAGATATTTTTATGTGTCGCAAAAGAGATATTTTCTTCTCCTTTTCATACAAATGAGACAAATATTAAAGAGTCAGCACTCAAGGGAAAAGTTTTTTTACAAAAGTTTGCTATGCAATATAAACTTCTCACATTTGATAAAAATAATGAGAATATGTTTAGATTGCTAATGATTGAGTTATTCCAAAACAGAGAACTTAGAGAACAGTTTATGAATGAATTTCATAATGAAAATATAAAAATGTTCTCTGAAGCATTTTTTATAATGATGCAGAACTCTTTAATACGCTCTGCTGATCCAATGATGGTAGCTTATGAATTTATTTCCACCCTATTCTATATACGATTGCAAATTACACTTCTGAGGTTTGATAGCACGCCTACAACAGCTCTATCTACACAGTTTGAAAAGCATGTTGAGTTTTTTTGGGAAAGTATTAAAGTGTGA